The nucleotide window gaattctaccaaatctttaaagaggaattagtacctatattactcaacctgttccaaaatgtagaaaaagaaggaagactacccagcacgttctatgaaacaaacatcaccctgatccccaaaccaggaaaagacccaacaagaaaagaaaattatagaccaatatcactaatgaatatagatgcaaaaatattcaacaagatgctaacaaacagaatccagcaacacatcaaacaaattatacatcatgaccaagtcagttttatcccagggtctcaagactgattcaatatacgtaaatctataagtataattcagcacataaacaatttaaaaaacaaagaccacagattctctgaattgatgcagaaaaagcttttgataatatccagcatcccttcatgaccagaacacttaagaaaattggtatagaagggacatttcttaaactgatagaggccaactacagcaaacccacagccaatatcatattgaatggagttaaattgaaatcatttccacttacatcaggaaccagacaaggctgcccattctctccactgctctttaacattgtaatggaagttttagccattgcaattagggaagcaaaggcgatcaaaggtatccatatagggtcagaagagatcaaactttcgctctttgcagatgatatgattgtatatctggaaaacaccagggattctactacaaaactcttagaagtgaccaaagaatacagcagtgtctcaggttacaaaatcaacattcataaatgagtagcctttatatatagcaacaatagtcaagctgaaaaaacagttaaggactctattccattcacagtagtgccaaagaagatgaaatatttgggagtttatttaacaaagtacgtgaaagatttctataaagagaactatgaaactcaaagaaaagaaatagctgaaaatgttaacaaatggaaaaaggtaccatggtcatggctgggaagaatcaacattgttaaaatgtccatactacccaaagcaatatacaattttaatgcaattcctattaaagctccactgtcatactttaaagatcttgaaaaaataatactttgttttatatggaatcagaaagaacctcgaatagccaagacattactcagaaataaaaacaaagcaggaggaatcacaccaccagacctcagactatactataaatcgatagtgatcaaaacagcatggtattggcacaaaaacagagaagtagatgcctcgaacaaaatagagaaccaagagatgaatccagctacttaccgttatttgatctttgacaagccaattaaaaacattcagtggggaaaagattccctatttaacaaatggtgctgggtgaactggctggcaacctgtagaagactgaaactggacccacacctttcaccattaactaagatagactctcactggattaaggatttaaacttaagacatgaaactataaaaatactagaagagagtgcaaggaaaacccttgaagaaatcagtctgggcaagtattttatgaggaggaccccccgggcaattgaagcagcttcaaaaatatactactgggatctgatcaaactaaaaagcttccacacagccaagaacacaataagtaaagcaagcaaacagccctcagaatgggagaagatatttgaaggttatgtctccaacaaatataataaccagaatccacagagaactcaaacgtataagcaaaaatagaataagtgattccatcgcaggctgggcaagggacttgaagagaaacttctctgaagaagacaggcacgtggcctacagacatatgaaaaaatgctcatcatctttaatcatcagagaaatgcaaatcaaaactactttgagatatcatataactccagttagattagcccatatcacaaaatcccaagaccagagatgttggcatgaatgtgagaaaagggaacacttctacactgctggtgggaatgcaaattaatacattccttttggaaagatgtttggagaacacttagacatctaaaaatagatctgccattcaatcctataattcctctactaggtatagacccagaagaccaaaagtcacattataacaaagatatttgtaccagaatgtttcttgcagcccaattcataattggtaagtcatagaaaaagcccaagtgctcattgatccatgaatggattaataaactgtggtatatgtacaccatggaatattatgcagccttaaagaaagatggagactttacctctttcatgtttacatggatggagctggaacatattcttcttagtaaagtatctcaagaatggaagaaaaagtatccaatgtactcaaccctactatgaaactaatttatggctttcacatgaaagctataacccagctataacctaagaatagggagaagggggaaagaaaggggtgggtgggtgggtggagggagggtggttggtgggattacacctgcggtgcatcttacaagggtatgtgtgaaacttagtaaatatagaatgtaaatgtcttaacacagtaactaagaaaatgccaggaaggctatgttaacccgtgtgatgaaaatgtgtcaaatggtctataaaaccagtgtcccatgatcgcattatggtgccccgtgatcgcattaatgtacacagctatgatttaataataaaaaaagaaaaataaaaaaaagaagttgttccTACTATCTATATACTTCCAACTACCATGAAAATATACAGATGAGAAGCCTACCTCTACTGTGTACTTGAGAGTCTTTCCCCACCtatgattattaatattattatctaTCACTAAGagtagtaaatttaaaaatatggataaatttttctttcaatgttaAAAACTAATGATACTGGAAAACAGTATGactgttcctcaaaaaattaagaatagaactatgacatgatccagcaatcccactgggTTGTAACTCAAAGAGACAACTGTATTCCCATGTTCatttcagcattattcacaatagctaactAAGATAAGGAaataacctaagtgtccattgatGGAGGAATAGATTAAAAACATGTGatcacacacagacatacacaatagaatattatttagccataaaaaaaaagaaaatcctgccatttgtggcaagatggatgaacctggaggacattgtgctaagtgaaataagccagacatagaaagaaaaatactgcatgatGTCACTTGTaagtggaatctaaaaaagctgAACTAGTAGAAGCAGAGAACAGAATGGTGCTTTCCCTGGGCTACCCCAGGGGTGGAATGGAGAGATGATACAAACTTTCAGTTACAACAcgaataagttctggagatctaatgtAGATCATGGTGACTATAGCTAATTATACTGTACTATATACTTGAAAATTTCTCAGAAATTAGATATTAACTGTCCTCACAGAGcttactcacacacacacacagaaatgctAACTATCTGAGATAATAGATGTGTTAATTTGCTTGTGGTAATTATTTCCACAATATAGATTGATGTATAAATACACATGCATCATCACATTGTGCACTTAGAATGTACACAATTTTATTtgtgaattatacctcaataaagctagaaaaaataaaaataaagaatgttttaaaactaaTGGTATTCAGCAAAAAGAAACGATGTTAAAGAGGAGTTTTAGTGTATCTTCAGTATGTCACTAACTAAGCCTACTAAAGTAAATTAAatgtattctgttttatttcttttcatggcaTCATCTTCCTACAGGAGTTAtcaattgaaatttattttcagagtTGATGGCCAATTTCcttgcttttgttatttttagaagGTGAAAGGTTGATTTGAtctgaaaagaaatcagaatataTTGGATTTGCTATTTAAAAGCTACCTTGCTGAGcatcgtggctcatgcctgtaatcctagcactctgggaggccaaggtgggtggagcgcctgagctcacaagtttaaaatcagtctgagccagagtgggaccctcccatctctaaaaatagctcagcattgtggcagtcacctgtagtcccagctacttgggcggctgagacCAGAGAAGCACTtcaaccccagagtttgaggttgctgtgagctaagatgccatagcactctagcgagggtgacaaagtgagactctgtctcaataaaaacaaaaaaaaataaaagctacctTGATTTATTGGCATTATGCGCAGTGACAAATTAAGTCATGGACAACTACTTCATCTTTTATCTAACATTCCCATTTTTCCCACAAGAGGGTGAGTTATTTTCAGACAAAAAATGTGTGATAGTCATGTATGTTACAAAGAATCCCACAATCAGGGACAGAGTAGACAATAAGATTTAGCTAGTGAAGGGAATTAAGAGTAAGTTGATGAATAAATGGACAGATGAgcgaataaataattttaaacaggTATTTGTTCATACTATTCAATGTGAGAAGTATATAGATCTATAGGATAAATTATACatatagtgtttttaaaaagtgtgctTCAGCCAATTAATAGTACTATGCATTTTTACTATGTAATAAATAATGCTATTCATCACATCATATTGACCATTTGCCTTTGCTGTGAcactttttagcttaattaaattCATGTTCAATAAAAACACTCCATTAGCCTATGCTTTTAATATTGTCCccctttatatataatatattgatGATCAGTTCATTACCATAGCTTATGAATTGttagaaacatttcaaatattttaaaaatagtctcaATATTATTCaactacatgtacacacatacatatacacacatacttgTGTCGAAACCACAGTCCATAATTTGCTAACAAAATacagaattctttttattaattaatttatttatttttgcagtttttggccagggctaggtttgaacccaccacctccggcatatgggggccagcaccctacccctttaagtcacaggtgccaccccaaaatacagaatttttaaagACTAATGTAGTATTAATCAAAAAATTTATGGACAATCTCAGGATATTTcagaattaaacaataaaaagaacaacaaattTGTGGCTGAGCTACTCTATGTTTAGTGAGTTGCAAACTAAAAGTAAATcactgggcggtacctgtggctcagggagtagggcgccagcctcatataccaagggtggcaggttcaaacccggccccagccaaaatgcaacaacaacaacaacaaaaaaaaaagtaaatcacaaAGAAGCAGGGAAATGCCCTCAAATATGGACAAGACCCTTTGAAAAACAATTGCAAGGCACTTGATTACTCAATCACATCTCCCACTCCCACCTTGTTAGTCTCTTCACTGCccctcttatatctttgtttcggAGAGTGTAGATTAGAGGGTTGAGACTAGGTGTGACAACAGTATAAAAGAGAGCAATGAACTTGCCTTCATCTTGAAATTTTCCTGATGGTGGCTGAAGATATATGCATATGACTGGAATGAAAAAGAGAGACACAACCATAAGATGGGCTCCACATGTGGCAAAAACTTTCTGAAGTCCAGTGGTTGATGGCATCCTTAGTACAGTCCGGGCAATGGCACCATAGGAAGTGAGAATGAGGATCAGAGGGATGAGAACAAAAATGGCACTCATCACCATGAGGGTCAGCACATTAGCACGGGTATCAACACACGATAGTCTCAGCAGTGCAGGAACTTCACAGAAGAAGTGATCCACTTGGCGATGTCCACACAGGGGTACCCAGAAGGTAAAGGATGAATGAAGTGCTGAAATGGTGAAGCCACTTACCCAAGAAGCCACAGCCAACAGGTGGCAGACACGAGGGTGCATGAGGGCAGTGTAATGCAAAGGCCTACATACAGCTGCATAACGGTCATAGGACATCACCACCAGGAGGACACACTCTGTGATTCCCAGTGCGAGGACAAAGTAAAGTTGAATCATGCAACCAGCATAAGAGATGGTCTTTTCAGGGCCCCAGAGGTTGACCAGCAATTGAGGGATAGAGCTGGTGGTGTAGCAGAGGTCCAGAAAAGAGAGGTTTgagaggaagaagtacatgggagtGTGGAGGTGGGAGTCCAGGTATGACAGGATGATGATGAACAGGTTGCCTATCAGTGTCATCAAGTAGAATATCAAGATCACCACGAAGAGAACTACTTCCAGATGAGGCCAATTAGaaaaacccagtagaaaaaaaaagtcttcataacttgcattatttttcatcattttttctgCTGTACTTGAAGAATCAATTATATGAAGTCAAAGGCTTCCCATGCATTGTCAAACATTTACAAACAGATTTGGGGAAAATGTGTTCCACTTATGCCACATGGCAGtagaatttttagttttctttttatgtttcattCAGATATTTGCCCTGTTAAAGATACAATCAATAACTTCTCAAGTGACTGAGCTCTTTTTATACATTCCTAAGTTAGCTTTGTATAAACAAAAACTAAGATATTTCATAACCAGAAAGacgattttcatttaaaatacttttttataaaaaaacttaaatttatttcttctcttctgcattTTCAGGCTATTTCCAATTTTGCAgttacagagaaagaaataaactgcaatctttttttttattattgttggggattcattgagggtacaataagccaggttacactgatattAACTGCAATCTTAATCCACATAATCTTACAATGGTGTAGATAAGAGTTTCCAATATGACAAAATGCAATACAGTagtaattttatctttcatttttatgtatgtatgtatgtattttgattttttaaaggctgtgtctcactctgtcttccagcCTCAGGGttgtgcaatcacagctcactgcagcctcaaacttctgtcAAGCAGTCCTCTCATCTCGGCCTGttaaagtcctgggattacaggtgttagccaccatgcatggccagTAGTAACTTTAAAATGTTAGTATCAGCCAAAAATATGAATTGAATATGATtatagaaagaacaaaatgttaGTTTATGTATGCTAGTAGCTTATTTCTAGATAAAAATACATGCAAGTGTAAGTATAAATAACACGTGAACATGCACGCACTCCCAACTCATGAATACTCACAAAATGAGCAAAGCTAATtagcaaagaaataaagtagaTTAGAGGAATCAGTGATGAAATGCTTTCAAAAGTAAATGAGAATATAATATTGagagacaaaaaaagaattagagaatCTAAGAAAAATGTAGGAAGGGGAAAAATCCATAGGGAGGGTATTTGAatgcagaaaagaggagaggaacTCTGATTGTGATACttgaaactgaaaaaatatatatcacagGGTGCTAAGACCTCGCAAACTGGGATTTTTGAACATAGTTTCTACAAATGTC belongs to Nycticebus coucang isolate mNycCou1 chromosome 9, mNycCou1.pri, whole genome shotgun sequence and includes:
- the LOC128594277 gene encoding olfactory receptor 2J1; protein product: MMKNNASYEDFFFLLGFSNWPHLEVVLFVVILIFYLMTLIGNLFIIILSYLDSHLHTPMYFFLSNLSFLDLCYTTSSIPQLLVNLWGPEKTISYAGCMIQLYFVLALGITECVLLVVMSYDRYAAVCRPLHYTALMHPRVCHLLAVASWVSGFTISALHSSFTFWVPLCGHRQVDHFFCEVPALLRLSCVDTRANVLTLMVMSAIFVLIPLILILTSYGAIARTVLRMPSTTGLQKVFATCGAHLMVVSLFFIPVICIYLQPPSGKFQDEGKFIALFYTVVTPSLNPLIYTLRNKDIRGAVKRLTRWEWEM